The DNA sequence GCGCTTCCTTTCCATCAGGTGGTTTGCCTCGTCATGAGGCGCGAGAACATCCCGTCCTCGGCCATGAGCGCCTCGAAGGTGCCTTCCTGCACCACCTGGCCGCCCTCCAGCACGTAGATGCGATCGGCCTGGCGGATGGTGCTGAGGCGATGGGCGATGACGAGCCGCGTCACGTTCAGGCGCTCCAGGCTCTCGCTGACGATGGCCTGGGTCCGGCTGTCCAGGGCGCTGGTGGCCTCGTCGAAGAGCAGGATGCGCGGCTTGAGGGCGAGGGCGCGGGCGATGAGCAGGCGCTGGCGCTGGCCCCCCGAAAGGTTGCCGCCCCCCTCGCTGACCACCGTGTGCATGCCCATGGGCATGGCCGTCACGTCGTCGGCGAAGCCCGCGTGCCGCGCGGCCTCCCACGCCTCCTCCTGGGTGATGAGCGAGCCGTTGGAGATGTTCTCGAAGATCGAGGCGGCCATCAGGCGGCCGTGCTGGAGCACCACCCCCATCTGCCGGCGCACCGCGGGCAGGTCGAGCCCCCTGAGGTCCTGGCCATCCAGGACGATCTGGCCCGCCTCGTACTCCTCGAAGCCGAGCAAGAGCCGGAACAGAGACGACTTGCCGCTGCCCGAGGGGCCCACCAGGGCGACGAACTCGCCGGGGTTGACCGAAAGGCTCACGTCGCGCAGCACGTGCGGCGCGTCGGGGGTGTAGCGGAAGCTGACGTGCTCGAAGGCGATCCGGCCCGTGAGCCGGCCCGGGTCCACCTTGTCGGGTCCCACCTCGGGCAGGGCCTCCAGGATCGGCTTGGCGCGCTCCCAGAGGGTGACGACCTGCATCAGAGAGGTGACCGAGGCACCGACGCCCGTCAGGCCCGCCACGAAGGAGCCGAAGGCCGCGTTAAAGGCGAGGAAGGTGCCCACCGTGATGGCCCCCTGGCCGGGGTCCGCGGCAGCGGCCTTGGCCATGAGGCCGAAGCCGTTGAACATGATGAGGGTACTTGCGATCGGCAGCAGCTCGTCGAAGAGGCTGAGGCGATCCTGGAGGCGCTGGGCCCCGAATTCCAACCGGGTCAAGTCGCTGTAGGTCTTGGCCCACTGGGAGAAGGCCCGGGCCTCGGCCCCGGCGGTACGGATCTTGGCGACCCCGCCGATCAGGCCCACCACCAGGCCGAGAATCTTGCCGCCCTCCTGCATGATCGCCCGGGTCGCCCGCAGCACCAGGACCCCCGAGAGGGTGGTGACGGCGACCGAGACCACCGCCACCCCGAGGGCCACCAGGGCCATCTTCTGGTTGAAGCCGAAGAG is a window from the Pantanalinema sp. genome containing:
- a CDS encoding NHLP bacteriocin export ABC transporter permease/ATPase subunit: MSDERRVETEQRVVPAAQAEQDQQQAYARFVRRHRHDREVMEKAIAQLASVLDTRPGEAPVDGSPLYRAAHAVGVALGIAVKPPARWEDLGRLKDPIEAIARASRFRTRRVLLRGDWFRRDNGPLLAWSADGARPLALLPRSAGGYDCFDPVADERVVVTAEVASGLGAQATMFYRPLPDTAVKAFDLLRLGMLASRRDMPVVMLMAGVVALLGLVTPQATAFLIDHAIPDAQRSLVAQVALALGALALTQALFQLVQNVALLRAETLAESATEAAVWDRLLKLKLTFFRKYAAGELASRMSAIDQIRQLLTGSTVQALLAGVFSLVSLVQLFGFNQKMALVALGVAVVSVAVTTLSGVLVLRATRAIMQEGGKILGLVVGLIGGVAKIRTAGAEARAFSQWAKTYSDLTRLEFGAQRLQDRLSLFDELLPIASTLIMFNGFGLMAKAAAADPGQGAITVGTFLAFNAAFGSFVAGLTGVGASVTSLMQVVTLWERAKPILEALPEVGPDKVDPGRLTGRIAFEHVSFRYTPDAPHVLRDVSLSVNPGEFVALVGPSGSGKSSLFRLLLGFEEYEAGQIVLDGQDLRGLDLPAVRRQMGVVLQHGRLMAASIFENISNGSLITQEEAWEAARHAGFADDVTAMPMGMHTVVSEGGGNLSGGQRQRLLIARALALKPRILLFDEATSALDSRTQAIVSESLERLNVTRLVIAHRLSTIRQADRIYVLEGGQVVQEGTFEALMAEDGMFSRLMTRQTT